A window from Paludisphaera rhizosphaerae encodes these proteins:
- the pncA gene encoding bifunctional nicotinamidase/pyrazinamidase, which yields MSSGIIPAARTAGRAVHSATPRENRVLLVVDMQNDFCPGGALAVPGGDELPKVINKLSRKFSHVILTQDWHPDDHLSFASSHPGEKPFGTIELPYGPQILWPDHCIQEEEGSEFHPALEVHNCEMIIRKGYLREIDSYSAFFENDRTTPTGLAGYLRERGLNRLFLVGLATDFCVAYSALDARRLGFEVTVIEAACRGIDLNGSLDAAWQQMEEAGVVRA from the coding sequence CGCGAGAACCGCGTGCTGCTGGTGGTGGACATGCAGAACGACTTCTGCCCCGGCGGGGCGCTGGCTGTTCCCGGCGGCGACGAGCTGCCGAAGGTCATCAACAAGCTCTCGCGCAAGTTCTCGCACGTCATTCTCACCCAGGACTGGCACCCGGACGACCACCTCTCGTTCGCGTCGTCCCACCCGGGCGAGAAGCCCTTCGGCACGATCGAGTTGCCCTACGGCCCCCAGATCCTCTGGCCCGACCACTGCATCCAGGAGGAGGAAGGTTCCGAGTTCCACCCGGCGCTTGAGGTCCACAACTGCGAGATGATCATCCGCAAGGGCTACCTCCGCGAGATCGACAGCTACTCCGCCTTCTTCGAGAACGACCGCACCACCCCCACCGGCCTGGCCGGCTACCTCCGCGAGCGCGGCCTCAACCGCCTGTTCCTCGTCGGCCTGGCCACGGACTTCTGCGTCGCCTACTCCGCCCTCGACGCCCGCCGCCTGGGCTTCGAAGTCACCGTCATCGAAGCCGCCTGCCGCGGCATCGACCTCAACGGCTCCCTCGACGCCGCCTGGCAGCAGATGGAGGAAGCGGGGGTGGTGAGGGCGTAA